The genomic region TCGAAGTGACAGTGAACAGCGTCCCTCACTTGCCGGTGAAGGTCCGCGACGGTTTCGGCCTGCGTGAAGATCGGCACCCCCAAGGCGCGGGCGGAAAAGCCTCCCTCCGGTTCCTCGTTTACGACAAAGATAATTTCCACCATGACGACCCTTTTTCTCCCCTGTCTTGCCTTCGTTCTACTTTATGGAAAAGCCCCGGCGAATTCAAGGGGTATTCTTGACCGGTCCGGTCCCCGGACCGCTCCGACGGCCAGATCCGACATTTTTCCCGGTTCCCCCTCCGGGGAAGCCCTGATAACCTGGTCACAAAGGGGGGATGACCGTATCCCTGTCGCCGGAGGAATCATGAGAATACCAGCACGGCTTCCGATCCTTTCGTTCTGCCTGATCCTCGGCGGGCCGTTCCTTTCGTTTTCGGGCCAGTGCCGGCGCGGGGCGGCCGGTCGCGGGGTGAAAACCACCCCGGCGACCGCGGGCGGCGCGTGCGAACTTCCCGGGACGGATCTTCCCCTTGAAAACCGTTGCCGTTTCCAGTAGATTCCCTTTTTCGGGGTCATCCGTCATGACGCGGAGCGCGGGCGCCGGTTTCACCCGCCGTCGAACCCGCCGGAGGGGCAGCCCAGAACACACGGGAGGAAGCCATGCATCAACACGTCCGGGGAAAACGCCGAAAGGCGGTGTGGGCGGCCGTCGGGTCGCTGGTGACGGGGGGCGGCCTGCTGGGCGGCGCCGCGCCGGCCCAGGAGGTCCTGCCCGCCCCGCCCGCGCCGTTCAAGGGCGAAATCGGGTTGAGCGTGAAGGACTCGACGCCCGACTTCCCGCAACCGCACCAGGCGCCCCGGGAGGCGCCCAACGTCGTCCTGGTGATCCTGGACGACGTCGGCTTCGGCGCCACGAGCACCTTCGGCGGGCCCTGCTCAACCCCGACGCTGGAGCGCCTGGCGAAGAACGGGCTCCGCTACACGCAGTTCCACACCACGGCGCTCAGTTCGCCCACCCGCGCGGCGCTGCTCACCGGCCGCAACCACCACTCGGTGCACACCGGCGTGATCATGGAGCAGGCCACGGGCTTTCCCGGCTACGACAGCCTGATGGGGAAGGACACCGCCACCGTCGCGGAAATCCTCCGGCAGAAGGGCTGGAACACGGCCTGGTTCGGCAAGAACCACAACGTCCCCGACTGGCAGAACAGCCAGGCGGGGCCGTTCGACCTCTGGCCCACCGGCCTGGGTTTCGAGCACTTCTACGGCTTCATCGGCGCCGAGTCCAACCAGTGGCGCCCCGCGGCCTACGAGGGGACGAACCCGGTGGAGCCCTACCTCGGAAAACCGGACTACCACTTCGACGACGACATCGCCGACCGGGCGATCCGGTGGATCCACAAGCAGAAGGCCGTGGCGCCGGACAAGCCGTTCTTCCTCTACTACGCCCCCGGCGCCACCCACTCCCCGCACCACCCCCGGCGGGAGTACGTGGAAAAGTACAAGGGCCGCTTCGACCCGGGGTACGACCGGATGCGGGAGGAGACCTTCGCCCGCCAGAAGGCGCTGGGCCTCGTCCCCCCCGACACCCGGCTGACGGCGCCCCACCCCGACGTCCCGAAGTGGGACACCCTCCGTCCCGAACAGAGGCAGCTCTACGCCCGCATGATGGAGATCTACGCGGGGTACCTCTCCCAGGCGGACCACAACGTCGGCCGGGTCCTGGACGCTATCGAGGCGCTCGGCCAGCTGGACAACACGTTGGTCATCTACATCGCGGGCGACAACGGCGCCAGCGACGAGGGGCTGTTCCAGGGGTGCCTCAACGAGCTTGCCACCCTCAACGGCGTCGAGGAGGACCTCCAGGAGGTGCTCCGGCGCCAGGACGACCTGGGCACGTGGAAAAGCCACAACCACTACCCCGTCGGCTGGGCCCACGCCATGTGCACCCCCTTCCAGTGGGCGAAGCAGATCGCCTCGCACTTCGGCGGCACCCGGAACGGGATGGTGATCTCCTGGCCGGCCCGGATCAAGGACCGGGGCGGCATCCGGACCCAGTTCCACCACGTGATCGACGTCGTGCCGACCGTCCTGGAGGCCTGCGCCCAGGCGGCGCCCGCCGTCGTGAACGGCGTGGCCCAGAAACCCGTGGAAGGCGTGAGCATGGCCTACTCCTTCGACGACCCGAAGGCGCCCTCGACGCGCCGGACGCAGTACTTCGAGATGTTCGGCAACCGGGCCGTCTACCACGACGGCTGGGTCGCCTGCACCACCC from Acidobacteriota bacterium harbors:
- a CDS encoding arylsulfatase, yielding MHQHVRGKRRKAVWAAVGSLVTGGGLLGGAAPAQEVLPAPPAPFKGEIGLSVKDSTPDFPQPHQAPREAPNVVLVILDDVGFGATSTFGGPCSTPTLERLAKNGLRYTQFHTTALSSPTRAALLTGRNHHSVHTGVIMEQATGFPGYDSLMGKDTATVAEILRQKGWNTAWFGKNHNVPDWQNSQAGPFDLWPTGLGFEHFYGFIGAESNQWRPAAYEGTNPVEPYLGKPDYHFDDDIADRAIRWIHKQKAVAPDKPFFLYYAPGATHSPHHPRREYVEKYKGRFDPGYDRMREETFARQKALGLVPPDTRLTAPHPDVPKWDTLRPEQRQLYARMMEIYAGYLSQADHNVGRVLDAIEALGQLDNTLVIYIAGDNGASDEGLFQGCLNELATLNGVEEDLQEVLRRQDDLGTWKSHNHYPVGWAHAMCTPFQWAKQIASHFGGTRNGMVISWPARIKDRGGIRTQFHHVIDVVPTVLEACAQAAPAVVNGVAQKPVEGVSMAYSFDDPKAPSTRRTQYFEMFGNRAVYHDGWVACTTPSLAPWEDSMVNATVDVIKGYRWELYHLAEDFSEAVDLASKEPAKLEELKLLFYAEAARHNVLPLDDSKIIRLNPAIRPSLRRGRNEFVYGGPVTRIPEGAAPNIKNRSFHLAVEVELATGKESGVLVTHGGLSGGYALLVRDGKPSFHYNNLDISRIDIAAPAALSPGKHTVGFDFTYDGGGFGKGGAGKLLVNGQPVAQGRLDATIPLRFSLDETFDIGEDTGTPVNLTYDVPYRFAGRIGKVTFTLAESGQSFDDLLKMLADQQKAKE